In Bacillota bacterium, one genomic interval encodes:
- the trmFO gene encoding FADH(2)-oxidizing methylenetetrahydrofolate--tRNA-(uracil(54)-C(5))-methyltransferase TrmFO has translation MREVVVIGGGLAGVEATWQLVRQGIPVVLYEMRPVVSTGAHHTDLLGELVCSNSLRASDIANAVGLLKEEMRRLDSLILAVAEQTSLPAGGALAVDRTEFANTLTRILENHPLVTIRREEVGQLPREGVVVVASGPLTSATLAADVGSLLGADYLSFYDAAAPIVTTESIDMERAFFASRYDKGEAAYLNCPLSEEEYHEFYHALCSAERQELKHLDKEKYFEGCMPIEQMAERGRETMLFGPLKPVGLVDPRTGRRPFAVVQLRQDNRAGTLYNLVGFQTRLKWGEQRRVFSLIPALKNAEFVRYGVMHRNTFINSRQVLSPTLQYRQRESLFFAGQLTGVEGYVESAASGIVAGINAGRHLRALEPVVFPQTTAIGALLHYISAETVGTFQPMNVTFGLFPPLTSPPRDRRLRNLAYGERSLKELTEFCDKNMILPCLPGS, from the coding sequence ATGCGTGAGGTAGTAGTTATTGGAGGAGGCCTAGCTGGTGTAGAGGCTACATGGCAGCTAGTGCGGCAGGGTATCCCCGTGGTGCTCTACGAGATGAGGCCAGTTGTCAGCACGGGTGCGCACCATACTGACCTGCTAGGTGAACTTGTGTGCAGTAATTCGCTCAGGGCCAGCGATATTGCTAATGCCGTGGGACTACTCAAGGAAGAAATGCGCAGACTAGACTCCTTGATTTTAGCTGTTGCGGAACAAACAAGCTTGCCAGCAGGAGGCGCTTTGGCAGTAGATAGAACTGAGTTTGCCAACACTTTAACGCGCATCTTAGAGAATCACCCCTTGGTGACCATACGGCGCGAGGAGGTAGGGCAGCTGCCGAGAGAGGGTGTTGTCGTGGTGGCTTCAGGGCCGCTTACCTCGGCTACTTTGGCCGCAGACGTAGGCTCCCTACTAGGCGCAGATTACCTCTCTTTTTATGATGCCGCTGCTCCTATTGTCACCACGGAGTCTATTGATATGGAGAGGGCCTTCTTCGCTTCGCGTTATGATAAAGGCGAAGCCGCTTACCTGAATTGCCCACTCTCTGAAGAAGAATACCATGAGTTTTACCATGCACTCTGTAGCGCCGAGCGACAGGAGCTAAAGCACCTAGATAAAGAAAAATATTTCGAAGGCTGCATGCCCATCGAGCAAATGGCCGAGCGCGGCAGGGAGACGATGCTGTTTGGGCCTTTGAAGCCAGTAGGCTTAGTCGACCCTCGCACCGGCAGGCGCCCTTTTGCGGTGGTGCAGCTGCGCCAAGACAACCGTGCTGGGACTCTCTACAACTTGGTTGGTTTTCAGACTAGGCTTAAGTGGGGTGAGCAGCGCAGGGTCTTCTCGCTCATCCCTGCGCTAAAGAACGCCGAGTTTGTCCGCTATGGTGTAATGCATCGCAATACCTTTATTAACTCGCGCCAAGTTCTCTCGCCCACTTTGCAGTACCGACAGAGAGAGTCGCTTTTTTTTGCCGGTCAGCTCACCGGGGTAGAGGGTTATGTCGAGTCTGCTGCCTCAGGTATCGTGGCAGGCATCAATGCCGGACGCCATCTACGGGCTCTTGAACCTGTAGTTTTTCCGCAAACAACGGCCATAGGCGCTTTGCTCCACTACATCTCCGCAGAAACTGTGGGCACGTTTCAACCTATGAATGTTACCTTTGGGCTCTTTCCGCCCTTGACTAGCCCGCCTAGGGACCGCCGACTGCGCAATTTAGCCTATGGCGAACGTTCGCTCAAAGAGTTGACAGAGTTTTGCGATAAAAATATGATACTCCCTTGTTTGCCAGGGTCGTAA
- the xerC gene encoding tyrosine recombinase XerC: MEKYVDAFLLHLSADKGLSAKTVESYAHDLGQFCGFCSESRPIAEISRTDLRSFLAYLYQRGYAKSSVARKISCLRSFFGFLLREQVVTDNPAGQILLPRRKKSLPTFLHPPDMERLLDSPQETRLETRDRALLELLYATGCRVSEMAGLTLGAVDWYSRTLRVVGKGDKERQVPFGRTAADSLREYLEKVRPKLLAHDNIKHVFLNYRGSPLSERGVGRILDKYVARANLPEATTPHSLRHSFATHLLDNGADLRTVQELLGHSSVSTTQIYTHVTSERIKSVYNKAHPRA; this comes from the coding sequence ATGGAGAAGTATGTCGACGCCTTTCTGTTGCACCTTTCTGCCGACAAAGGGCTATCCGCAAAGACTGTGGAGAGTTATGCCCATGACCTAGGTCAATTTTGCGGCTTCTGTAGTGAGAGCCGCCCGATCGCAGAGATCTCGCGCACCGACTTGCGTAGCTTCTTGGCCTATCTATATCAACGCGGTTATGCCAAGAGCAGTGTGGCGCGAAAGATCTCTTGTTTGCGTTCTTTTTTCGGATTTTTGTTGCGCGAGCAGGTGGTAACAGACAATCCCGCGGGTCAGATTTTGCTGCCGCGCCGCAAGAAGTCGTTGCCGACTTTCTTGCATCCTCCTGATATGGAGAGACTGCTGGATTCTCCACAAGAAACGCGACTAGAGACGCGTGACCGCGCCCTTTTGGAGTTACTTTATGCCACGGGTTGTCGCGTCAGCGAGATGGCGGGCTTGACATTAGGGGCGGTGGACTGGTACTCTCGTACCCTACGCGTGGTAGGCAAGGGCGATAAAGAGCGGCAAGTGCCATTTGGGAGGACGGCGGCGGACAGTTTGCGCGAGTACCTAGAGAAGGTACGCCCTAAGCTCTTGGCACATGACAACATTAAGCATGTATTCTTAAATTACCGCGGCTCTCCCCTTTCGGAGCGGGGTGTAGGCAGGATACTTGACAAGTATGTCGCTCGGGCTAATCTCCCCGAGGCGACAACCCCCCACAGTCTGCGCCACTCCTTCGCCACGCACCTGCTAGATAACGGTGCTGACTTGCGCACGGTGCAGGAGCTGCTCGGACACTCCTCAGTTTCTACAACACAAATTTACACGCACGTCACAAGTGAACGCATAAAGTCGGTGTATAATAAGGCACATCCTCGTGCCTAG
- the codY gene encoding GTP-sensing pleiotropic transcriptional regulator CodY has translation MVNLLEKTRMLNKVLRQSAGETVRFSDLAQLFSQVFTANTYILNTRGKLLGVALIDEYDCDLLKRHVRSGRFPADYNDKLMSLSESNINCRETESCVFDDSVCDHTKKLTSIVPIIGRGERLGTLLVARFDEPLNSDDVALAEFGATILAMELLRARQEMASIESRQRAVVELAVDALSYSELEAIEHIMRELGSEQEGLLVASKIADQAGITRSVIVNALRKLESAGVIMSRSLGMKGTYIKVLNNKLLEELAKKDH, from the coding sequence ATGGTGAATTTGCTTGAAAAGACCCGTATGTTGAACAAGGTGCTGCGACAGTCCGCTGGTGAGACCGTTAGGTTTAGCGATTTGGCGCAACTTTTTAGCCAGGTGTTTACGGCCAACACTTACATTTTGAACACGCGAGGCAAATTGCTTGGCGTCGCCCTCATTGATGAATACGACTGTGACCTGTTAAAGCGCCACGTGCGCTCTGGGCGTTTTCCTGCTGACTACAACGACAAGTTGATGTCGCTCTCAGAGAGCAATATCAATTGCCGGGAGACAGAGAGTTGTGTCTTTGATGACTCGGTATGTGATCACACTAAGAAACTGACGAGCATTGTACCTATTATCGGTCGGGGAGAGCGCCTCGGGACCTTACTTGTGGCGCGTTTTGATGAGCCCTTAAATAGCGATGACGTCGCTCTGGCAGAGTTTGGCGCTACTATTCTCGCCATGGAACTACTGCGCGCGCGCCAGGAGATGGCCAGCATAGAATCCCGCCAACGCGCGGTGGTCGAACTGGCAGTGGATGCGTTGTCTTATTCTGAGCTCGAAGCCATTGAGCATATTATGCGCGAGTTAGGCAGTGAGCAAGAAGGACTACTCGTTGCCAGCAAAATCGCCGACCAGGCTGGCATTACTCGCTCGGTAATCGTCAACGCCCTGCGCAAGCTAGAAAGCGCGGGAGTCATTATGAGCCGTTCTTTGGGCATGAAGGGCACCTACATCAAAGTGTTGAACAACAAGTTGCTCGAGGAGTTAGCCAAGAAGGATCACTAA
- the rpsB gene encoding 30S ribosomal protein S2 produces MAVVSMKQLLEAGVHFGHQTRRWNPKMAPYIFMERNGIYIIDLQKTVRKLEEAYTFIKSVIRNGESILFVGTKKQAQEAVLDEALRCNMYFVNQRWLGGTLTNFQTIEKRVKRLHDLERMKEDGTFSVLPKKEVVNLLKEMERLEKFLGGIKNMQGLPGALFVIDPRKEKNAIAEARRLGIPIVAIVDTNCDPDEVDYIIPGNDDAIRAVKLITATMADAVLEARQGEQLAE; encoded by the coding sequence ATGGCAGTAGTCAGCATGAAACAACTGCTCGAGGCTGGTGTGCATTTCGGCCACCAAACTCGACGTTGGAACCCAAAGATGGCTCCGTATATTTTCATGGAGCGCAACGGCATCTACATTATCGACCTACAAAAGACTGTCCGCAAACTTGAGGAGGCTTACACGTTCATTAAGAGCGTGATCAGAAATGGTGAGAGCATCCTTTTCGTGGGGACGAAGAAGCAGGCTCAAGAGGCCGTGCTTGACGAGGCACTTCGCTGCAACATGTACTTCGTCAATCAGCGCTGGCTAGGTGGTACTCTGACCAATTTCCAAACTATCGAAAAGCGCGTGAAGAGACTGCACGATCTTGAACGCATGAAAGAAGACGGTACTTTTTCCGTCCTGCCCAAGAAAGAAGTCGTGAATCTCCTCAAGGAGATGGAGCGCTTAGAGAAATTCTTAGGCGGCATCAAGAACATGCAAGGACTCCCTGGAGCCTTGTTCGTAATTGACCCGCGCAAGGAGAAAAACGCCATCGCCGAGGCCCGCAGACTAGGTATTCCTATTGTGGCTATCGTCGACACTAACTGTGATCCCGATGAAGTGGATTACATTATTCCCGGCAACGACGACGCCATCAGGGCTGTCAAGCTTATAACTGCCACCATGGCTGACGCTGTACTTGAAGCACGCCAGGGCGAGCAATTGGCCGAATAA
- the tsf gene encoding translation elongation factor Ts — MAKIEASLVKELRERTGAGMMDCKKALGETAGDMEKAIEFLREKGLAAASKKAGRITSEGVVESYIHGGGRIGVLVEMNCETDFVAKNEDFRALVRDMAMQIAAANPQYITREEVPQSIIEHEREILRAQAINEGKPEKIIDKMVDGRIEKYFADVCLMEQAFVREGEQTVKEYIQSKVAVFGENIAVRRFARFQMGEGLQKRTEA, encoded by the coding sequence ATGGCTAAAATTGAGGCAAGTCTAGTCAAAGAACTGCGCGAACGTACTGGCGCAGGAATGATGGACTGCAAAAAGGCGCTCGGCGAGACAGCCGGCGATATGGAGAAAGCAATTGAGTTTCTACGTGAAAAAGGCCTCGCTGCTGCCAGCAAAAAGGCGGGGCGCATCACAAGTGAAGGCGTCGTGGAGTCTTATATACACGGCGGGGGCCGTATTGGTGTATTAGTGGAGATGAACTGCGAGACTGATTTCGTGGCTAAGAACGAAGATTTTCGGGCTTTAGTGCGCGACATGGCCATGCAGATTGCCGCCGCTAATCCACAGTACATCACCCGTGAAGAGGTTCCACAGAGTATTATTGAGCACGAAAGAGAAATTTTGCGTGCGCAGGCTATAAACGAGGGCAAGCCTGAGAAGATTATCGACAAAATGGTTGACGGCAGAATCGAGAAATATTTTGCTGATGTTTGCCTCATGGAACAGGCCTTTGTGCGTGAAGGTGAGCAAACGGTCAAGGAGTACATCCAGTCTAAGGTGGCCGTCTTTGGTGAGAATATTGCCGTACGTCGGTTCGCGCGTTTTCAGATGGGTGAGGGACTACAAAAGCGAACTGAAGCCTAG
- a CDS encoding UMP kinase, with product MECPKYRRVILKLSGEALAGKLGYGICGEVMEKVAEQLVKIRRSGIEIAVVVGGGNIWRGAAGSAQGMDRATADYMGMLATVLNALALQDAIEKLGVDTRVQTAIEMREIAEPYIRRKAITHLEKGYIVIFAAGTGNPYFSTDTTAALRGAEIGAEIILKATQVDGVYDSDPRKNPEAKRFAELSYIEVLRQNLGVMDATATSLCMVNNIPILVFSLEDTDNIYRAALGEDIGTYVRGDNN from the coding sequence ATGGAGTGTCCCAAGTATCGTCGGGTCATCCTCAAATTGAGCGGCGAAGCCCTAGCGGGGAAACTGGGTTATGGAATTTGCGGCGAAGTCATGGAAAAGGTGGCAGAGCAGCTCGTTAAGATTCGTCGTAGCGGCATAGAGATTGCCGTCGTTGTGGGTGGCGGTAATATTTGGCGCGGTGCTGCTGGTAGTGCACAGGGTATGGATCGCGCTACTGCGGATTACATGGGTATGCTGGCTACTGTGCTTAATGCCTTGGCTCTCCAGGATGCCATTGAAAAACTCGGCGTGGACACGCGCGTACAGACAGCCATTGAAATGCGAGAAATTGCGGAGCCCTATATTAGGCGTAAGGCCATTACCCATCTTGAAAAGGGGTACATTGTAATTTTCGCTGCCGGAACCGGAAATCCTTATTTTTCGACTGATACCACCGCTGCCCTGCGCGGGGCAGAGATTGGGGCGGAGATTATTCTTAAGGCCACCCAAGTCGACGGCGTTTATGATAGTGACCCCCGTAAAAATCCAGAGGCGAAACGCTTTGCAGAACTATCCTATATCGAGGTTTTGCGCCAAAATTTAGGTGTTATGGACGCCACCGCAACTTCTCTGTGCATGGTCAATAATATTCCCATCTTAGTGTTCAGCCTTGAAGATACCGACAACATTTACCGTGCCGCTTTGGGAGAGGACATTGGAACATATGTAAGGGGTGACAATAATTGA
- the frr gene encoding ribosome recycling factor: MKKTVAALQKELAGLRAGRATPGLLEKITVEYYGVPSPLSQVATITVPEARMLVIQPWDKSLLKAIEKAIQKSDLGLTPNTDGTVIRLTIPALTQDRRNELVKVAKKKTEDGRVALRNLRREGNELIKELEKDGEVSEDQAKKAQEDVQKLTDKYIKEVEDVLHAKEAEIMEI; this comes from the coding sequence ATGAAGAAGACGGTGGCCGCCTTGCAGAAAGAACTGGCCGGTTTACGTGCCGGTCGTGCCACGCCAGGGCTTTTAGAGAAGATAACTGTAGAATACTATGGTGTGCCCTCGCCCTTGTCGCAAGTTGCCACTATTACCGTTCCCGAGGCGCGGATGTTAGTTATTCAACCGTGGGACAAGTCCTTGCTAAAGGCTATTGAAAAAGCCATACAGAAGTCAGACCTCGGGCTCACCCCAAACACTGATGGCACCGTCATCCGCTTGACTATTCCGGCACTCACGCAAGATCGGCGTAACGAGCTAGTCAAGGTGGCCAAGAAGAAGACCGAGGATGGACGAGTGGCCTTGCGGAACCTGCGACGTGAAGGCAATGAACTGATTAAGGAACTAGAAAAAGACGGGGAGGTCTCCGAGGACCAAGCCAAGAAGGCGCAGGAAGACGTTCAGAAGCTAACGGATAAGTATATTAAAGAAGTCGAGGATGTTCTGCACGCTAAAGAAGCAGAAATCATGGAGATCTAG
- the uppS gene encoding di-trans,poly-cis-decaprenylcistransferase, whose protein sequence is MFGLRTEALDISNLPCHVAIVMDGNGRWAERRGLPRVAGHRAGLAAARTIITESARLGIKFLTLYTFSTENWQRPREEVDFLMRLPEEFWRKEKKMLEERDVRINVLGDIAGLPEATRRVTLEAMSATKDRQGMTVNLALNYGSRAEILRAARLYAERFPDASGDEAAFAQCLYSAGMPDPDLLLRPGGEKRLSNFLLWQAAYAEIVFSDVNWPDYGVKHYHAALVEYQKRNRRRGRVWSRGAKP, encoded by the coding sequence ATGTTTGGTCTGAGAACCGAAGCCTTAGATATAAGTAACTTACCTTGTCATGTGGCCATTGTCATGGACGGTAACGGACGCTGGGCTGAACGCCGGGGCCTGCCTCGTGTGGCTGGGCATCGGGCTGGTTTAGCGGCGGCGCGGACGATTATCACTGAGTCCGCGCGTCTTGGCATAAAATTTCTCACCTTGTATACTTTTTCCACGGAAAATTGGCAGAGACCAAGGGAAGAAGTAGATTTTCTCATGCGTTTGCCCGAGGAGTTTTGGCGCAAGGAGAAAAAAATGCTAGAAGAGCGTGACGTGCGTATTAATGTGCTAGGGGACATCGCTGGTTTGCCAGAGGCCACGCGTCGCGTGACGCTTGAGGCGATGTCTGCCACTAAGGATCGTCAAGGCATGACAGTCAATTTGGCCCTCAACTACGGGTCTAGAGCAGAAATTTTGCGGGCGGCGCGACTCTATGCAGAGCGTTTCCCAGATGCGAGTGGGGACGAGGCGGCCTTTGCACAGTGCTTGTACTCTGCTGGCATGCCAGACCCCGACCTTTTGCTCAGGCCGGGTGGCGAGAAAAGGCTCAGCAATTTTCTTTTGTGGCAGGCTGCCTACGCGGAGATTGTCTTTAGTGATGTTAACTGGCCAGATTACGGGGTCAAACACTATCATGCTGCCCTCGTGGAGTACCAGAAGCGCAACCGCCGCCGGGGACGGGTATGGAGTCGGGGGGCGAAGCCGTGA
- a CDS encoding phosphatidate cytidylyltransferase encodes MNQRIVTALVILPIVIFSTYVGGNIFALMVTILGVLAVFEGRTLLLAQGIHFTRLTYLLPLIYFGVLIFDQADMALQVVVASVLAILTRQLLDFPRFNLVAAGANLLVVFYPTLLLGNLLLLRLSAGWEWTFIPLAAVWAYDAFAYLFGVRFGKIRMWTSVSPKKSLEGAMAGLVSSVLIMVLARQFLDIGLMVSLFLGVILAGTAHVGDLVESALKRSVGVKDSGDFFPGHGGVLDRLDSTVYAASVVYWLWSANVMVW; translated from the coding sequence GTGAATCAACGTATTGTAACTGCCCTAGTAATACTGCCCATTGTCATCTTCTCTACCTATGTGGGAGGGAATATATTCGCCCTCATGGTCACCATTTTAGGGGTGCTCGCGGTATTTGAAGGACGCACCTTGCTCTTGGCGCAGGGCATACACTTTACACGCTTGACTTACCTACTGCCATTGATTTACTTTGGCGTCCTTATTTTCGACCAGGCAGACATGGCCTTGCAAGTAGTGGTAGCATCGGTTTTGGCAATTCTTACGCGACAACTACTGGATTTCCCGAGGTTTAATCTCGTGGCGGCGGGGGCTAATTTGCTCGTCGTCTTCTATCCCACGCTGCTCCTGGGCAACCTACTGCTGCTGCGTCTATCAGCTGGCTGGGAGTGGACCTTCATTCCCTTGGCTGCTGTGTGGGCTTATGATGCCTTTGCCTATTTATTTGGCGTGCGGTTCGGTAAAATTAGAATGTGGACCAGTGTATCTCCGAAGAAAAGTTTGGAGGGGGCCATGGCGGGTCTGGTCAGCAGTGTCCTAATAATGGTGTTGGCGCGACAATTTCTTGATATCGGACTAATGGTGTCCCTTTTCTTAGGTGTAATCTTAGCTGGCACGGCCCACGTAGGTGACTTGGTGGAGTCGGCCCTAAAACGCTCCGTAGGGGTAAAGGACTCGGGAGATTTTTTCCCCGGTCATGGAGGGGTGCTAGACCGACTTGATTCTACGGTTTATGCGGCTTCAGTAGTTTACTGGCTGTGGTCTGCCAATGTGATGGTCTGGTAG
- the dxr gene encoding 1-deoxy-D-xylulose-5-phosphate reductoisomerase has protein sequence MRKLIILGSTGSIGRSTLEVVAKHSDRLQVVGLCAGKNGDLLLEQVAYFRPLAVAVEDLSYVELLRRTFPYVKVYGGIDAATELVRETDCDVVMAAISGMAGLRPVIAAAKLGRAIALANKESLVVGGKLLMDVTKAQGSMLLPVDSEHSALWQALAAWPREAVRKLILTASGGPFFGKSRDDLREVKVAQALDHPTWKMGGKISIDSATLMNKGLEVIEAHHLFGFAYEDIQVLVHPESIVHSLVEFVDGAQLAQCSNPDMRIPIQYALSYPERWPADYVVNNYAGRQLSFYDPDLGTFRCLPLALRAGKLGGAYPVVLNAANEVAVEAFLRGRLSFLGIAELLEAVLGEQVPDAPRALSDLFLIDEWARRRAAEIIKLRTV, from the coding sequence ATGAGAAAATTAATCATTCTAGGGTCTACAGGCTCGATTGGTCGGTCTACACTGGAAGTAGTAGCAAAACACAGCGATCGCCTGCAAGTAGTGGGCCTCTGTGCTGGTAAAAATGGCGACTTACTGCTAGAGCAAGTGGCTTATTTTCGCCCCTTAGCTGTGGCCGTAGAGGACCTTAGTTACGTAGAGCTGCTTCGCCGCACTTTTCCCTACGTCAAAGTATACGGCGGTATAGATGCGGCTACAGAGTTGGTTCGTGAAACAGACTGCGATGTCGTCATGGCCGCTATTTCTGGGATGGCCGGGCTAAGGCCAGTTATTGCCGCCGCTAAACTGGGCAGGGCCATTGCCCTAGCGAACAAAGAGAGTTTGGTTGTCGGCGGCAAACTGCTCATGGATGTTACCAAGGCACAGGGGTCAATGTTGCTGCCGGTAGACAGCGAGCATTCGGCCTTGTGGCAAGCTTTAGCGGCTTGGCCGCGGGAGGCCGTGCGAAAGCTTATTTTGACAGCTTCGGGGGGGCCTTTCTTTGGTAAGTCAAGGGATGATTTGCGTGAAGTTAAAGTGGCGCAAGCCCTCGATCATCCTACCTGGAAGATGGGTGGAAAAATAAGCATCGACTCGGCGACCTTGATGAACAAGGGTCTCGAGGTCATCGAGGCACACCACCTCTTTGGTTTTGCCTACGAGGATATTCAAGTCTTGGTGCACCCCGAAAGCATAGTTCATTCACTGGTGGAATTTGTCGACGGTGCCCAGCTAGCACAGTGTAGCAACCCAGATATGCGTATTCCCATACAGTATGCTCTCTCTTACCCAGAGCGCTGGCCGGCAGACTATGTCGTCAATAACTATGCGGGCAGGCAACTTAGTTTTTATGACCCTGATCTAGGCACTTTTCGCTGTCTGCCACTGGCCCTTCGGGCCGGTAAACTGGGTGGGGCCTATCCTGTCGTGCTGAATGCAGCCAACGAAGTGGCGGTGGAGGCTTTTTTGCGCGGCAGGCTGTCATTCCTAGGTATCGCCGAACTGCTCGAGGCGGTACTAGGCGAGCAAGTTCCGGATGCTCCGCGGGCTCTGTCTGATCTTTTTCTCATTGATGAGTGGGCTCGCCGGCGGGCAGCCGAGATTATCAAGCTAAGGACGGTGTAG
- the rseP gene encoding RIP metalloprotease RseP: MVILMAIAIIGVLVFFHELGHFLTAKASGMMVHEFALGMGPVLLAHTRGETKYSLRMLPIGGFLRVAGEENEPGKLAIPFDRRYDTKPVWQRMVFVAGGSLMNFVLASLIFAIIFMAVGVPTTEPLIGSVTPDWPAAQAGLQIGDRVVNIEGRDIATWTELQRAIGETTAPTITVEILRDETRLTLSMTPRVDEATGRRLVGVAPANVRHGFFTALFLGTREVVWFTAEILSVIGRMVTGRMPAEGAGPIGMVVMVGEVARTGLANLLSFAAIISIQLGMFNLLPIPALDGSKLVFLALEGVRGKPIAPERENMIHFLGFVMLMVLIVLVTYQDLQRLNIF; encoded by the coding sequence TTGGTTATTTTAATGGCCATTGCCATTATTGGCGTTTTGGTGTTTTTTCATGAGTTAGGGCATTTCTTGACGGCCAAAGCCTCAGGCATGATGGTGCATGAATTTGCGCTAGGTATGGGGCCCGTCTTGCTCGCGCATACACGAGGAGAGACCAAGTACTCTTTGCGCATGTTGCCCATTGGCGGTTTTCTCCGAGTAGCAGGTGAGGAAAATGAGCCTGGTAAGCTGGCTATACCCTTCGACCGGCGTTATGATACCAAGCCAGTCTGGCAGCGCATGGTCTTTGTTGCTGGGGGTTCGCTGATGAACTTCGTACTAGCCTCCTTGATTTTTGCCATAATTTTTATGGCTGTAGGTGTCCCTACCACGGAGCCGCTGATCGGATCGGTTACCCCAGACTGGCCTGCCGCACAGGCGGGGCTCCAAATTGGAGACCGCGTAGTGAACATTGAGGGGCGAGATATTGCCACATGGACCGAGTTGCAGCGAGCCATTGGGGAAACCACGGCACCGACAATTACGGTCGAGATTTTGCGCGATGAGACACGACTTACCCTGTCGATGACTCCGCGGGTGGATGAGGCCACCGGGCGTCGCTTGGTAGGTGTAGCCCCGGCCAATGTTAGGCACGGTTTCTTTACGGCTTTGTTCCTCGGAACTCGCGAGGTAGTTTGGTTTACCGCGGAGATTCTTTCCGTCATAGGACGCATGGTCACAGGCCGCATGCCAGCCGAGGGTGCCGGGCCTATCGGCATGGTAGTCATGGTGGGTGAAGTAGCGCGCACAGGACTGGCCAACTTGCTTTCTTTCGCAGCAATCATCAGCATACAGCTCGGCATGTTTAATCTGCTGCCCATACCCGCCTTGGACGGCAGCAAGCTAGTCTTTCTGGCTCTAGAGGGCGTGCGTGGTAAGCCTATAGCTCCCGAGAGAGAAAACATGATTCATTTTCTGGGCTTTGTCATGCTCATGGTGCTTATTGTGCTGGTGACCTACCAGGATTTGCAGCGACTTAATATCTTTTAG
- the ispG gene encoding flavodoxin-dependent (E)-4-hydroxy-3-methylbut-2-enyl-diphosphate synthase — MVRRKTIPVQLGRLTIGGDAPIVIQSMTNTATEDVPSTLRQIVALSQAGCAMVRIAVPHEKALVAVEELVRASPVPLEADIHFDHHLAVGSLERGVAKVRINPGNIGGHDKVREVMETAARYGAAVRIGVNSGSLPKHILAKHGSPSAQALFEAALEYQEQVTGWGFSNLVFSLKSSDVVRTVQANELFAAESPFPLHIGVTEAGTLLKGAVRSSVALALLLSKGIGDTLRVSLTADPVEEVVVAKEILMSLGLYPKGLHVVSCPTCARTSGDLIALTESVERELTELSSVPLRVAVMGCAVNGPGEAKEADLGIALSHGKAVLFRQGQAIETIPLEAAAARLIAEVRRMASTLPR, encoded by the coding sequence ATGGTGCGGCGGAAGACGATCCCTGTACAGCTGGGTCGCTTGACGATAGGTGGTGATGCGCCTATTGTCATACAGTCCATGACTAATACTGCCACCGAGGATGTGCCGAGCACTTTGCGGCAAATTGTGGCCCTCAGTCAAGCGGGATGTGCGATGGTGCGCATCGCAGTTCCCCATGAAAAAGCGTTAGTTGCCGTAGAAGAGTTGGTGCGGGCGTCACCAGTCCCCTTAGAGGCAGATATCCACTTCGATCATCACCTAGCTGTGGGGTCTCTGGAACGCGGTGTCGCTAAAGTTCGCATCAACCCAGGCAATATCGGGGGGCACGACAAAGTTCGCGAGGTCATGGAAACGGCTGCGCGCTACGGTGCGGCGGTGCGCATCGGAGTTAATTCCGGTTCTTTGCCCAAGCACATTCTGGCGAAGCATGGCTCTCCCTCTGCGCAAGCTCTCTTCGAGGCCGCCTTGGAGTATCAAGAGCAAGTAACTGGGTGGGGTTTTTCTAATCTTGTTTTCTCTTTAAAATCCTCCGACGTAGTGCGAACGGTGCAGGCTAACGAGCTTTTTGCCGCGGAGTCTCCCTTTCCTCTCCATATCGGTGTTACCGAGGCCGGTACCTTGCTTAAAGGTGCAGTGCGCTCGTCGGTTGCTCTGGCCCTGCTGCTCAGTAAGGGCATCGGTGATACTTTACGAGTGTCGCTGACCGCCGACCCTGTAGAAGAAGTCGTGGTGGCGAAGGAGATTCTCATGAGTCTCGGGCTGTACCCTAAAGGCTTGCATGTCGTCAGTTGCCCAACCTGCGCTCGCACGTCGGGGGATTTGATTGCCTTGACAGAGAGTGTAGAACGTGAACTCACAGAGCTCTCCTCTGTGCCGCTACGCGTGGCGGTAATGGGCTGCGCGGTCAATGGGCCTGGTGAGGCCAAAGAAGCGGATCTCGGCATTGCTTTATCTCACGGTAAGGCTGTATTGTTTCGGCAGGGGCAAGCGATCGAAACGATACCACTTGAAGCTGCTGCTGCTCGACTTATAGCCGAAGTGCGCCGCATGGCGTCTACTTTACCAAGATAG